A genomic stretch from Telopea speciosissima isolate NSW1024214 ecotype Mountain lineage chromosome 7, Tspe_v1, whole genome shotgun sequence includes:
- the LOC122668458 gene encoding protein HUA2-LIKE 3-like: MAPSRRRGKSSAAAARRQWKVGDLVLAKVKGFPAWPATVSEPAKWGYSTDWKKVLVYFFGTKQIAFCNPADVEAFTEEKKNSLLIKRQGKGADFVRAVEEIIDSYEKAKKQDQDVEFNSGDEGTVSNTGNSEGSGGKSWMNGQTQNPMMMSNSHSESLNASKDSNESCNPIVVPVSTMDITELQGMETVSEERMENSLFLTNLRETSLETNTALRKRLRETQLQGCFVQRRAPSIRRSRSSLKVDPCKFQSFIRPLNGCSKTAEFLAHTSSLDEPSTKKRMRKSLDPSVRQDVDSLLRFAALASNGSSEDNGSEVVATNSDIISLNEGSTLESSCKVEQHETLGCLERAVELNERLDLQSNTVVLKKRRKPNRKRVIQDAAECTPRPDKEASVGAGIIITVQNSPCEKLDERSGKGDGDEHLPLLKRARVRMGKPSREEELVNSMHTEEKPSEGDFVLKTSKNEIEHENPMNTERKPTKEVLVNNSEQVSASTVCYDNCSVGKTSLEAKGAMSNSSPLKNRSHSDSSPLKNCSHSTENGITFWKAKKYQWCGGSLDGEAALPPSKRLHRALEAMSANAAEDDQAGSEAPETTKMLSSSSSDLSPCHFPGGNEVQNALERQNMNFSDTSRCAASFTSPINEGQMEYLDMKACDHIVSSSTSSRQGDDAHELFGEGLNVENSKDLEDSSVDTEIVKPDVDVRSSQPCSSNFDEKQDSLVPKLDRPSSSMEEDKNMIVDTGKKCFDYTLGGEGCPHADNAGNENCSIHQEQDSISEAKEVGNFSALNGTDVLLSAPCVCGEEMKSLKSPTYGNNSNNDMCEAAQVVRHKQTQEGLDASPCSTPMKVLIAAAQAKRHLSRSFSLSDHPLDNKVIGDAVSISSPSNRFESAEQVSPSKTSSSHVHALNNRIDICNSAGSPDVLPHHKKTEHLLDVEGKGKFESTVSRQKSFGKWSVHAEANAARKSFELMLETLSRTKESIGRATRLAIDCAKYGIAFEVVDILARNLESESSLHRRVDLFFLVDSITQCSRGQKGVVGDVYLSAVQAALSRLLSAAAPPGNSARENRKQCMKVLRLWLERKTLPESIIRYHMRELDSIADASVTSVFARRPSRSERALNDPIREMEGMLVDEYGSNTSFQLPGFNMPQMLKNEEEGSDSDEKNFEAVTPEHEPAVPLERETASTSLNDKHRHILEDVDGELEMEDVAPCCEVELNSIHKGAGVDAIRTSHCQLDQHIPLPFAPPLPEDVPPTPPPLPTSPPPVAPLPPPHHPPLAIPRAITDSGDSSHYSGAHNIQNHFQQSVAQQSGSNGMTLESVPYFTPRYSDLPISMHKPSSSSGSHDLPGSHPSTVHPANIVPQTNGAPMDNKAYRLLPPQPMSSNQFSYVQGSQNSHSWRESSCSSFTKKFQVIQDINGDFFAGRDTVKLASHEIGDGGRLSAPGHSGSAYFDKAEGSYTTVSSYYGPPREPARIPNSGWAFPPRALNYRHSTPSVRPPEEALSRNIYDSVGSLIVDGERWDEDVSDPILRSRWLEISNTRIHGRLTSDLVVWTGNPNDSASMPWSIAFGVKGTEGFFYHKEMASEKILHQILWDTRAWFSGITARIPDNSVTRDFFFRWDIKVEFTIRCPSLHYWLRPPSGCIAINCDGSVNDDRGGYGAMARDSMGIVIFAMAEGSSDANILRLELGVVRCGLYKASSLKLPRVHIRLDSFCAIHLIKGSFKPPWHYLGLLDDIQSLTEEFTCCTFAHVVIEVNSCVDILVSFIRSDQEVHLSANCLPSTLSHLVGEDSRGRKYQRINKKKSKDPVERGKRKGRRKTYKEQSLMGSSQSIQEHCIHEFTVQDSRGKDVDLNMYKGKVLLVVNVASKCGLTDSNYTELTELYTKYKDKGLEILAFPCNQFLYQEPGTGLEAETFACTRYKAEYPVFQKVCVNGPETTPVYKFLKASKPGGTFGSRIKWNFTKFLVDKEGHVVNRYAPTTAPLSIEQDINKVLGFE; this comes from the exons ATGGCGCCCAGTCGCAGAAGAGGCAAATCTTCCGCAGCCGCCGCTCGACGGCAGTGGAAAGTTGGGGATCTTGTCCTCGCCAAGGTGAAAGGCTTTCCTGCCTGGCCTGCGACG GTAAGTGAACCGGCAAAATGGGGCTATTCAACGGACTGGAAGAAAGTGCTTGTTTACTTCTTTGGGACCAAACAAAT TGCTTTTTGCAATCCTGCCGATGTTGAAGCATTtacagaagagaaaaaaaattccttgctAATTAAACGTCAGGGTAAGGGGGCTGACTTTGTTCGTGCAGTAGAGGAGATTATCGATAGCTATGAGAAGGCAAAGAAGCAGGACCAAGATGTCGAGTTCAACTCAGGTGATGAAGGTACTGTGTCAAACACTGGGAATTCAGAGGGTTCTGGTGGGAAATCATGGATGAATGGCCAGACACAGAACCCTATGATGATGTCCAATTCTCATTCGGAGTCTTTAAATGCTTCTAAGGATAGCAATGAGTCATGCAATCCCATTGTTGTTCCTGTTTCTACAATGGATATAACTGAACTGCAGGGTATGGAGACAGTATCTGAGGAGCGTATGGAAAATTCACTGTTTCTTACTAACCTTCGAGAAACAAGTTTGGAGACTAATACTGCTTTGAGAAAAAGATTAAGAGAAACACAACTTCAAGGATGTTTTGTGCAGAGGAGGGCaccatcgattcgaaggtctagaAGTTCATTGAAGGTTGATCCTTGCAAATTTCAAAGTTTTATCAGGCCATTAAATGGTTGTAGCAAGACTGCTGAATTTCTAGCCCATACTTCTAGTTTGGATGAACCCTCGACAAAGAAACGGATGAGAAAATCACTGGATCCCTCTGTTCGGCAGGATGTAGATTCACTACTTCGTTTTGCAGCTTTAGCTTCTAATGGTAGTAGTGAGGACAACGGTTCTGAGGTAGTTGCAACTAACTCTGATATAATTAGCTTGAATGAAGGAAGCACATTGGAATCCAGCTGCAAAGTTGAACAACATGAGACTCTTGGATGTCTGGAGAGAGCCGTGGAGTTGAATGAAAGGCTTGATCTCCAGAGTAACACAGTTGTCcttaagaagagaagaaaaccaaaTAGAAAGCGAGTTATTCAGGATGCAGCAGAATGTACTCCTAGACCTGACAAAGAGGCAAGTGTTGGGGCTGGCATAATTATAACTGTACAAAATTCTCCTTGTGAGAAGTTAGATGAGAGGTCCGGTAAAGGTGATGGGGATGAACACCTACCTTTATTAAAGAGAGCTAGGGTTCGAATGGGTAAACCATCTAGAGAGGAGGAGCTTGTTAATTCCATGCACACAGAAGAGAAGCCCTCAGAGGGTGATTTTGTTCTTAAGACATCGAAAAATGAGATAGAGCATGAAAACCCCATGAACACAGAAAGGAAACCTACTAAGGAGGTTCTTGTTAATAATTCAGAGCAGGTTTCCGCATCCACTGTTTGTTATGATAATTGTTCTGTTGGTAAAACCTCGTTGGAGGCAAAGGGAGCAATGAGTAATTCATCACCTTTGAAAAATCGCTCCCATAGTGATTCGTCACCTTTGAAAAATTGCTCCCATAGTACAGAAAATGGAATTACATTTTGGAAAGCTAAGAAATATCAATGGTGTGGTGGGTCGTTGGATGGTGAAGCTGCTTTACCTCCATCTAAACGTCTTCATCGGGCTCTGGAAGCTATGTCTGCCAATGCAGCTGAAGATGATCAAGCAGGAAGTGAAGCTCCAGAGACCACAAAAATGCTTTCTAGCAGCTCATCTGATTTGAGTCCTTGCCATTTTCCTGGAGGTAATGAAGTACAGAATGCCTTGGAAAGACAAAATATGAACTTTAGTGATACATCCAGGTGTGCTGCCAGCTTTACTTCACCAATTAACGAGGGACAGATGGAGTATTTAGATATGAAAGCTTGTGACCATATTGTGAGTAGTTCCACTAGCTCAAGACAAGGGGACGATGCCCATGAATTGTTCGGTGAGGGTTTGAACGTTGAAAATTCCAAAGATCTTGAAGATTCATCTGTTGATACTGAAATTGTGAAACCGGATGTTGATGTTAGAAGTTCACAACCTTGTTCGTCTAACTTTGATGAGAAGCAGGACAGCCTTGTGCCTAAATTGGATCGGCCTTCATCTTCCATGGAAGAAGACAAAAATATGATTGTAGACACAGGCAAAAAGTGCTTTGATTATACCTTAGGGGGGGAGGGTTGTCCTCATGCAGATAATGCAGGTAATGAGAATTGTAGTATTCATCAGGAACAAGATTCCATCTCCGAGGCTAAAGAAGTGGGCAATTTCTCAGCTCTGAATGGCACCGATGTGCTTCTCTCTGCTCCTTGTGTTTGTGGTGAGGAAATGAAATCTCTTAAATCTCCAACATATGGGAACAACAGCAATAATGACAT GTGTGAGGCTGCGCAAGTAGTTAGACATAAACAAACACAGGAGGGTTTAGATGCTTCTCCATGTTCAACGCCAATGAAAGTTTTAATTGCTGCTGCCCAGGCTAAGAGACACTTATCTAGATCATTTTCTCTTTCTGATCATCCTTTGGACAATAAGGTCATTGGTGATGCTGTCTCAATTTCGTCTCCAAGTAATAGGTTTGAGTCTGCTGAGCAAGTATCACCTTCCAAGACCTCGAGTTCTCATGTTCATGCTTTGAATAATAGGATTGATATATGTAACAGTGCTGGGAGTCCTGATGTTCTTCCACACCATAAAAAAACTGAGCATTTGTTAGATGTGGAAGGAAAAGGCAAATTTGAATCAACAGTGTCTAGGCAGAAATCCTTTGGTAAATGGAGTGTCCATGCTGAAGCAAATGCCGCACGGAAATCTTTTGAGCTTATGCTTGAAACATTGTCAAGAACAAAGGAGAGTATTGGTCGAGCAACACGCCTTGCAATAGACTGTGCAAAATATGGCATTGCCTTTGAG GTGGTGGATATTCTTGCACGAAATTTGGAAAGCGAATCAAGCTTACACAGAAGAGTGGACCTGTTTTTCCTGGTGGATTCTATTACCCAGTGTTCTCGTGGCCAGAAAG GTGTTGTTGGAGATGTATACCTTTCAGCAGTTCAAGCAGCGCTTTCACGTCTTTTGTCAGCAGCTGCTCCTCCTGGAAATTCTGCAAGGGAAAACCGCAAGCAATGTATGAAG GTATTGAGACTTTGGCTTGAACGGAAAACACTACCAGAATCCATTATTCGCTACCATATGCGAGAACTTGATTCTATCGCTGATGCATCTGTTACTAGTGTCTTTGCTCGTCGGCCATCAAGATCTGAGAGGGCTTTAAATGATCCTATCCGAGAAATGGAGGGAATGCTTGTTGATGAGTATGGAAG CAATACTAGCTTTCAGTTGCCGGGTTTTAACATGCCACAGATGCTAAAAAACGAAGAGGAAGGGAGTGATTCTGATGAGAAAAACTTTGAAGCTGTTACTCCTGAACATGAGCCTGCAGTCCCTTTAGAGCGGGAAACAGCCTCCACATCTCTTAATGACAAGCATCGACATATTTTGGAAGATGTTGATGGTGAGCTTGAAATGGAAGATGTGGCTCCATGTTGTGAAGTTGAATTGAATTCCATCCATAAAGGTGCAGGAGTTGATGCCATACGGACTTCACATTGTCAATTGGATCAGCATATTCCCTTGCCCTTTGCCCCTCCACTTCCTGAAGATGTGCCACCAACTCCACCCCCTCTGCCGACTTCCCCACCACCTGTGGCTCCTCTTCCACCTCCCCACCACCCTCCATTGGCCATTCCTCGGGCCATTACTGATAGTGGTGATTCCAGCCATTACAGCGGTGCGCAT AACATTCAAAACCACTTCCAACAATCTGTTGCTCAGCAAAGTGGCAGCAACGGGATGACGTTGGAGTCGGTGCCTTACTTTACTCCCAGATATAGTGATCTTCCCATCTCGATGCACAAACCTAGCTCCTCTTCTGGTTCCCATGATCTTCCTGGCTCTCATCCATCAACTGTTCATCCTGCGAATATTGTTCCACAGACAAATGGTGCACCAATGGATAACAAGGCTTACCGTCTACTGCCCCCACAGCCCATGTCGTCAAATCAGTTTTCCTATGTTCAGGGAAGTCAGAATTCACACTCTTGGAGGGAGTCGTCTTGCTCTTCATTCACCAAGAAATTTCAGgttattcaagatataaatggAGACTTCTTTGCTGGTCGAGATACAGTGAAATTAGCCTCACATGAGATTGGTGATGGAGGCAGACTTTCTGCGCCTGGTCACTCCG GCTCTGCTTATTTTGATAAAGCTGAGGGGTCATATACAACTGTCTCTTCCTACTATGGGCCACCACGTGAACCTGCAAGGATCCCAAACAGTGGGTGGGCTTTCCCTCCCAGAGCACTGAACTATAGACATTCTACACCTTCTGTTAGACCTCCGGAAG AGGCTTTGAGCCGGAACATTTATGATTCCGTTGGATCTTTAATTGTTGATGGGGAGCGGTGGGATGAAGATGTGTCTGATCCGATTCTTCGTAGCAGATGGTTGGAGATTTCTAATACTAGAATTCATGGAAGGTTAACCTCTGATTTGGTTGTTTGGACTGGGAACCCGAATG ATTCAGCTTCAATGCCATGGTCTATCGCATTTGGAGTGAAAGGAACAGAAGGGTTTTTTTATCATAAGGAGATGGCTTCTGAAAAAATACTGCATCAGATTCTTTGGGATACTAGAGCTTGGTTTTCGGGAATCACGGCTAGAATCCCTGATAATAGTGTTACTAGAGATTTCTTTTTTCGGTGGGACATCAAGGTGGAGTTCACGATCAGGTGTCCATCTCTCCACTATTGGCTTCGCCCCCCTTCTGGCTGCATTGCCATCAATTGTGATGGTTCGGTGAATGATGATCGTGGAGGGTATGGTGCCATGGCTCGTGATTCGATGGGAATAGTTATTTTTGCTATGGCTGAAGGGTCTAGCGACGCCAACATCCTACGCCTGGAGCTGGGGGTTGTCCGGTGCGGTCTTTATAAGGCTAGTTCACTCAAGCTTCCCCGTGTTCACATTCGGTTGGATTCCTTTTGCGCCATCCATTTGATTAAGGGGTCCTTCAAACCTCCTTGGCACTATTTGGGATTATTGGATGACATTCAGTCTCTTACTGAAGAGTTTACCTGCTGCACTTTTGCTCACGTTGTTATAGAAGTTAATTCTTGTGTGGATATCCTAGTGAGTTTCATACGTTCGGACCAGGAAGTCCATCTTAGTGCAAATTGTCTTCCTTCAACTCTTTCCCACCTTGTTGGGGAAGACTCCAGAGGAAGGAAATACCAAAGAAT aaataaaaaaaaatccaaagacCCAGTTGagagagggaaaaggaaagGCAGAAGAAAAACGTATAAAGAACAGAGTCTGATGGGTTCTTCTCAATCGATTCAGGAACATTGCATCCATGAATTCACAGTCCAG GATAGCAGAGGTAAGGATGTTGATCTTAATATGTACAAAGGGAAGGTTCTCCTTGTTGTTAATGTTGCTTCCAAATG TGGTCTTACAGACAGCAATTATACAGAGTTGACAGAACTCTACACTAAATACAAGGACAAAG GTTTGGAGATATTGGCATTTCCATGCAATCAATTCTTGTATCAAGAGCCTGGCACAGGCCTCGAAGCAGAGACTTTTGCTTGTACAAGATACAAGGCTGAGTATCCAGTTTTCCAAAAG GTTTGTGTGAATGGTCCAGAAACAACACCAGTCTACAAATTCCTGAAGGCTAGTAAACCTGGAGGAACATTTGGGTCAAGGATCAAATGGAACTTCACCAAATTCCTAGTGGATAAAGAAGGCCATGTTGTCAACCGATATGCACCTACAACTGCCCCATTGTCCATCGAG CAAGACATTAATAAAGTGCTGGGGTTTGAATGA
- the LOC122666699 gene encoding small polypeptide DEVIL 14-like: MSQHSLSQSNPRLRSWQRCSRHIRKRRARLYIIWKCTLMLLRWRDYY; this comes from the coding sequence ATGTCACAACATTCACTCTCCCAGAGTAACCCAAGACTTAGGTCATGGCAGCGGTGCTCAAGGCATATACGGAAGCGGCGAGCCCGGCTTTATATCATTTGGAAGTGCACACTTATGCTCCTGCGGTGGCGCGACTACTACTGA